A section of the Cydia splendana chromosome 1, ilCydSple1.2, whole genome shotgun sequence genome encodes:
- the LOC134794690 gene encoding uncharacterized protein LOC134794690 isoform X2, producing MENKKQVPATQQPLMQQHLMAQHVHPDQIYNQHHPAIATHLSSPQSGQLPPNGVMHQLLQSQYQSNIDARSPLLENRHELYGTGYNQDYARQYGVNDNYNYPQSPPRLERTELHTDHNVNNEILHNIPKGYNAEVYQDYLKRNPPKDTNQIYQNHQPMYRPNSNQYGSKPYLPYSSRIGPHSNTELLRRQYNEIQQMKLQQQLHYQNQAQMHQQQKFAERQMLLQQIHGVQPPPNLQNSIYSDTSYRDLDRYSSKNDFKEYSNTDIQKDIDRYAKNNEFRENDKQSRQYPDQQWQPNQQTDSREHERYRRQSEGDKGKSQSPPSDQSPKSNVGVVSPMKSSESSSPSIKSPSSDSRRSSGGTQALRSPIAQRLPSAPVTMSGILYKQGSDGLKVWRKRWFVLSEYCLFYYKSHDEEKLLGSVLLPSYKVSACTADDKVLRKFAFKLEHANMRTYILCAPDQEAMLKWVKALTMAALMQSLNDQPQKQSERAAAKTEEDEVPGPTYANAPPKPRRSNEGYNSPSSDIYDPNYDLLKQPASHYSQGTSHTRYQEHNYPSSPHQESIYTRSPQSPPAPPQYPTKRPYDTHHLSLPLTNTVTDRLENNQPSTSTSMYKTTPNSPYFDTRSRTQQESKQEQIYDRQPQSNPFLQDTTPQTESFRDIDMQNKNSRNYEQERAQSKTNDPYPETRLNNSSKVDMGQYSRDVYGELNARPSRSGSAINERLLIERRTPDAYGRSTTMSAYSKDKAGDYEDVYATYGTENDYGQSYAKSPNILRDAPNHSSQLQQQSQEPIGNYSQEKSFSGPSVLRRKKMQSSGIQPQMPRPHSADFLEYESKNEMLNRSMVNRTSSNVPRQPQRPKSSLDINSSYDPSSDRYYSEESYAEKMRQSAQYLQQGLGPRNIQIPLAKYASGLAEKQLHSPYSHTTNNNYETEFGSPRNNGDNISNHLKYNETLNSNWTLKNKDPKDYLNRSGSVMSDGSNISAYAKGIKRIDTNAEGFMRSASARLPSTAPEREGEKKVQQREESMKRLLEWKQRMLQSPLTRKSTPATISLARSLNQSRQSLKDYKSKTYANASYNSYSSDDEEDAPGTELQKLRNMQAGRSQKENVISPIVAEPISPHAPLTANAVGLLGDKVKENIKANTNNQTTENAYENVRAISNPEDITRSENNVSENNNEDTSQSADISNIEASDKPDSEDDFETHESEAESETQIEYTDNDLDEVLLEAESVVDEKCNDKDTKNVPGGNESSMSKENCQNKSETPPVQTIGEEHYLPMSPRKVSTVEPAHKVIIQNLSVFDQTMPQSYEDNPYVEMNLGNDDDDLQTYEIVCVNNGRVEPVYMELTNVLADETSSFDMTTDAVTVRRASLDTASHFADTKDHTLKRVSKADKILKESSKTGEKQSYCSDAEDEASKEISLDSPFSRFSISDTFRPASYYLSSSSSNVLDLQDSSDSEIFPPPPVPNSSPPCGELSDDALSKYILDKLDQSDMSQDNSILKMLTSENQKMNTAKRRTTSLMIYGSRTSIHDTLSRGEKARSSRASLTLERNKANDAQNNILRNSILERQNSSSIESDSLKSYNADRGSSRLSLESDISSKFEMTQSNNSSEVASLNGSESAIELRHSNSYRDLEIMMKRRPLSDDSLFELEGPGIRTHNDCASNIDLDRYLDNLQPSPSNSSFNNSNNRNISLNNTDDQCNIYKDNVNQAVNLPTTLHTRCSSTPVPSTNKKCHMHLTDTQTSCSSVVMPKSQISYYCKDYDEEKILAKNLNKDVSCDKIKDFECEKLPLIAGVDTNASSSTTGFHSRESSTEHSAPYYYSDLSSQEHINVLPTSHYLKNTNLHRKLNNQRRRGPLHKKNEISHIHNPIRKGQAFATDHHFELAATARSVSVEFLSAADKDPEIDVKNIYESSGGKHSKIPESLSLMSELSCKRISGSSILDSSSPESNNDNRSTLNISSPVQLSTASMSSHCSGTSSNTVYYDAEAEASAYENIMCQGEKHWEEDSLWRDNLRRVSHRHARSMDDLDTVTTESTIVPTGRTSVDVCAMNSIKRIKKNGVKKISRNVTYVNCDIQNQVLRRRDNNIHTVCLEEQDKVGDNDVYVSLAQNTGASLLEPSDEGVYEQLAVESLSNSFTSPKTVSCKVASKGKKKFEIDREKLRQWDLMSSGLMKGGVGRVRGAGGRVGAGDALCSTDSGADSASNEGIL from the exons ATGGAGAACAAAAAGCAGGTGCCCGCTACGCAGCAGCCGCTGATGCAGCAGCACCTGATGGCGCAACACGTGCATCCTGATCAAATCTACAACCAGCATCACCCTGCTATCGCAACCCACCTGTCTTCCCCGCAATCTGGCCAGCTTCCACCAAATGGCGTTATGCACCAACTCCTGCAAAGTCAATATCAATCTAACATAGATGCCCGTTCACCACTTCTCGAAAACAGACACGAGTTGTATGGAACTGGTTACAATCAAGATTATGCTAGGCAATACGGAGTTAACGACAACTACAATTACCCACAATCGCCTCCTAGGTTAGAAAGAACGGAATTACACACCGACCATAATGTAAATAACGAAATACTTCACAATATTCCTAAAGGATATAATGCTGAAGTGTATCAAGACTATTTAAAACGAAACCCACCGAAAGATACCAACCAAATATACCAAAATCATCAACCGATGTATCGACCCAATTCAAATCAATACGGCTCTAAACCGTATCTTCCATATTCAAGTCGAATAGGGCCGCATAGTAATACAGAGCTATTACGAAGACAGTACAACGAAATCCAGCAAATGAAGTTGCAACAGCAACTGCACTACCAAAATCAAGCGCAGATGCACCAACAACAGAAGTTCGCTGAGAGGCAGATGCTACTCCAACAAATTCATGGCGTACAACCACCTCCAAACTTGCAAAATAGTATATACTCTGATACCTCTTATAGAGATTTAGATAGATATAGTAGTAAAAATGATTTTAAGGAGTATAGTAATACCGATATACAGAAAGATATTGATAGGTACGCGAAAAATAATGAATTTAGAGAAAATGATAAACAAAGCAGGCAATATCCCGATCAGCAATGGCAGCCCAATCAGCAAACTGATTCTAGGGAGCATGAAAGATATAGAAGACAATCAGAAGGCGATAAAGGAAAGAGTCAGTCCCCGCCTTCGGATCAAAGTCCAAAGAGTAACGTTGGTGTCGTTTCACCTATGAAATCCAGCGAGTCCAGTAGTCCAAGTATAAAGTCACCTTCTTCGGACAGCAGAAGAAGCAGTGGCGGGACTCAAGCTTTACGGTCGCCGATAGCACAACGATTACCTTCTGCCCCAGTAACCATGTCTGGCATTCTGTACAAGCAGGGGTCGGATGGACTAAAAGTGTGGAGAAAGAGGTGGTTTGTCTTATCGGAGTACtgcttattttattacaaaa GTCATGATGAAGAGAAGCTCCTTGGATCCGTGCTACTTCCTTCATATAAGGTGTCAGCCTGTACCGCCGACGATAAAGTACTTCGGAAATTCGCTTTCAAGCTAGAGCATGCCAATATGCGCACTTACATACTGTGCGCTCCTGACCAGGAGGCCATGCTGAAGTGGGTGAAGGCGCTGACTATGGCAGCGCTCATGCAGAGCCTCAA TGACCAGCCACAAAAGCAGAGCGAACGGGCAGCTGCAAAAACAGAG GAGGATGAAGTTCCCGGGCCCACATATGCCAATGCGCCACCAAAACCGCGACGCTCAAATGAAGGATACAACTCGCCTAGCTCTGATAT ATATGATCCAAACTACGACCTACTCAAACAGCCAGCATCACACTACAGCCAAGGCACTAGTCATACACGCTACCAGGAACACAATTACCCGAGCAGTCCACATCAAGAGAGCATATACACTCGGAGTCCACAGTCGCCCCCGGCGCCGCCGCAGTACCCGACGAAACGACCATACGACACCCACCACCTGTCTCTGCCTCTGACAAACACCGTAACCGACAGATTAGAAAACAACCAACCTAGTACCTCAACTTCCATGTATAAGACCACACCTAACTCTCCTTACTTTGATACTAGGAGCAGAACGCAACAAGAATCTAAACAAGAGCAAATATATGATCGACAACCCCAGTCCAATCCCTTCCTGCAGGATACAACACCACAAACAGAAAGTTTTAGAGACATTGATATGCAAAATAAGAACAGTCGAAATTATGAACAAGAACGGGCCCAATCGAAAACCAATGATCCGTACCCAGAAACGCGTTTAAATAATTCTTCAAAGGTGGACATGGGACAATACAGTCGAGATGTTTATGGAGAGTTGAACGCAAGACCCAGTAGGTCAGGGAGTGCAATCAATGAACGCTTATTAATAGAGAGGCGAACGCCCGATGCATATGGCCGGTCTACCACTATGTCCGCATACAGTAAAGATAAAGCCGGTGACTACGAAGACGTGTATGCTACATATGGTACCGAAAATGATTACGGTCAAAGTTATGCAAAGTCTCCAAATATCTTACGGGATGCACCCAATCATTCTAGTCAACTACAACAGCAAAGTCAAGAGCCCATTGGaaattat TCTCAAGAAAAATCTTTTAGCGGCCCTTCAGTCTTACGCAGGAAAAAGATGCAATCGAGTGGGATTCAGCCCCAAATGCCAAGACCCCATAGCGCAGATTTTCTTGAATATGAATCTAAGAATGAAATGCTAAATAGATCCATGGTAAATCGAACTTCTAGTAATGTACCAAGGCAGCCACAGAGGCCTAAAtctagtttagatatcaactctTCATATGACCCTAGTTCAGATAGATACTATTCAGAAGAAAGTTATGCGGAAAAAATGCGCCAAAGTGCTCAATATTTACAGCAGGGTTTGGGACCCCGCAATATACAAATTCCTTTGGCAAAATACGCAAGTGGTCTGGCAGAAAAACAACTACATTCCCCATACTCACACACTACGAACAATAATTATGAAACCGAATTTGGCAGTCCTAGGAATAACGGTGACAACATAAGCAACCATTTGAAATACAATGAAACGTTAAATTCAAACTGGACTTTGAAGAATAAAGATCCTAAAGATTACCTTAATAGAAGTGGAAGTGTTATGAGTGATGGTTCTAATATAAGTGCTTATGCTAAGGGTATTAAAAGAATAGATACAAACGCCGAAGGCTTCATGAGATCCGCAAGTGCACGATTACCTTCCACAGCTCCTGAAAGAGAGGGTGAGAAGAAAGTACAACAG CGAGAGGAATCAATGAAGCGATTATTGGAATGGAAACAGCGCATGTTACAATCACCTTTAACACGTAAAAGTACTCCAGCCACTATCTCTCTGGCTCGGTCTCTGAATCAGAGCCGACAGTCGTTAAAAGACTACAAATCGAAGACCTACGCTAATGCGTCATATAACAGCTATTCTTCCGATGATGAAG AAGACGCACCGGGTACTGAACTGCAAAAACTGAGAAATATGCAGGCAGGAAGgtcccaaaaagaaaatgttataaGTCCCATCGTAGCTGAGCCTATATCCCCGCACGCACCCCTTACCGCAAATGCAGTTGGGCTCCTAGGAGATAAAGTCAAAGAAAATATCAAAGCAAACACTAATAATCAAACAACTGAAAACGCCTATGAAAATGTTCGTGCTATATCTAACCCGGAAGATATCACACGAAGCGAAAATAACGTTTCTGAGAATAATAATGAAGATACAAGTCAAAGCGCGGACATATCAAACATTGAAGCAAGTGACAAACCAGATTCAGAAGATGATTTCGAAACTCATGAAAGTGAGGCGGAATCTGAAACACAAATTGAGTATACCGATAACGATTTAGATGAGGTACTGTTAGAAGCAGAGAGTGTTGTTGATGAGAAATGTAATGATAAAGATACCAAAAATGTACCTGGAGGAAATGAGTCAAGTATGTCTAAAGAAAACTGCCAAAATAAGTCTGAAACTCCACCTGTACAAACTATAGGTGAAGAGCATTATTTGCCAATGAGTCCACGAAAGGTATCCACTGTAGAACCTGCCCACAAAGTAATTATTCAAAACTTGAGCGTGTTTGATCAGACAATGCCTCAGTCCTATGAGGATAATCCATACGTTGAAATGAACTTGGGAAATGACGATGATGATTTGCAAACATACGAAATAGTTTGTGTTAATAATGGCAGAGTTGAACCTGTATACATGGAATTGACTAATGTTTTAGCCGATGAAACAAGTTCATTTGATATGACAACAGATGCGGTGACAGTGAGAAGAGCTTCGTTAGATACTGCATCTCATTTTGCTGATACTAAGGATCACACGTTAAAAAGAGTTTCAAAAgcagataaaatattaaaagaatCATCAAAGACTGGAGAAAAACAAAGCTATTGTTCAGATGCAGAAGATGAAGCATCAAAAGAAATATCATTAGATAGTCCTTTTAGTCGATTCAGTATATCAGATACATTCAGACCCGCTTCGTATTATCTGAGTAGTAGCAGTAGTAACGTATTAGATCTTCAAGATAGTTCTGATAGCGAGATTTTTCCACCTCCTCCAGTTCCAAATTCATCTCCTCCGTGTGGCGAGCTGTCCGATGATGCTTTGTCAAAATACATTTTGGATAAATTGGATCAGTCAGATATGTCTCAAGACAATTCAATTCTGAAAATGTTGACTAGTGAAAATCAAAAAATGAACACAGCGAAGAGGAGAACAACATCTTTAATGATATATGGAAGTCGCACCTCTATTCATGACACACTCTCTAGAGGTGAGAAAGCGCGTAGTAGCAGGGCTAGTTTGACACTTGAGAGAAATAAAGCAAACGATgcacaaaataatattttaagaaaTTCCATTCTTGAACGACAGAATTCTAGTAGTATAGAATCTGACTCCCTAAAAAGTTACAATGCAGACAGAGGTTCATCAAGGCTGTCATTAGAATCCGATATTAGCAGCAAATTTGAAATGACACAATCAAATAATTCATCAGAAGTTGCAAGTTTGAATGGAAGTGAATCTGCAATAGAATTACGGCACTCTAATTCGTATAGAGACTTGGAAATTATGATGAAAAGAAGACCTCTCTCAGATGATTCGTTATTTGAATTAGAAGGACCTGGAATACGCACTCATAATGATTGCGCATCAAATATAGACTTAGATCGATACTTAGATAATTTACAACCTAGTCCCAGTAATTCCAGTTTTAACAATAGTAATAACCGAaatatttcgttaaataatacTGATGACCAGTgcaatatttataaagataatgTCAATCAAGCAGTTAATTTACCAACCACTTTGCATACTCGATGTTCCAGTACGCCAGTGCCTAGTACGAACAAAAAATGTCATATGCATTTGACGGATACTCAAACTTCGTGTAGCTCGGTGGTGATGCCCAAATCCCAAATATCTTATTACTGTAAAGATTATGACGAGGAAAAAATTCTCGCAAAGAATTTGAATAAAGACGTGTCATGTGATAAAATAAAGGACTTTGAATGTGAGAAACTACCACTTATTGCGGGGGTGGATACTAACGCTTCCTCTAGCACTACTGGTTTTCATAGTAGAGAGAGCTCTACGGAACACAGCGCTCCGTATTACTATTCAGATCTATCTTCTCAGGAGCATATTAACGTACTACCAACATCTCATTACTTAAAAAATACTAATCTCCATCGAAAGTTAAATAATCAACGCCGAAGAGGTCCCCTTCACAAGAAAAATGAAATTTCACATATACATAATCCTATACGCAAAGGTCAAGCATTTGCCACTGATCATCATTTTGAATTAGCAGCAACAGCAAGAAGTGTGTCAGTTGAATTTTTAAGTGCAGCAGATAAAGATCCTGAAATagatgtaaaaaatatttatgaatcGTCAGGTggaaaacattctaaaattccCGAATCCTTGTCATTGATGTCTGAATTAAGTTGTAAAAGAATTTCCGGGAGCAGCATTTTGGATAGTTCTTCTCCGGAGTCTAACAATGATAATCGTAGCACTTTGAATATAAGTTCTCCCGTACAACTTTCAACTGCGAGTATGTCGTCGCACTGCAGTGGTACATCTTCTAATACAGTTTATTATGATGCAGAGGCAGAAGCGAGTGCTTATGAAAATATCATGTGCCAAGGTGAAAAACACTGGGAAGAAGATTCTTTGTGGAGGGACAACTTAAGAAGAGTATCACACAGGCATGCTAGATCCATGGATGACTTGGACACGGTTACAACGGAATCAACTATAGTGCCAACAGGACGGACTAGTGTCGACGTTTGCGCCATGAATAGTATTAAGcggataaaaaaaaatggagtaaaaaaaataagtcgtaACGTGACCTACGTTAACTGTGATATTCAAAACCAAGTTTTAAGGCGTAGAGATAATAATattcatactgtttgtcttgaaGAACAAgacaaagttggtgataatgatgtttatgttagtttggcgcaaaatactggcgCATCTTTGCTAGAACCGTCTGACGAAGGAGTTTATGAACAACTCGCTGTGGAATCATTAAGTAACTCGTTTACATCACCAAAGACCGTTAGTTGTAAAGTTGCCAGTAAAGGTAAAAAGAAATTTGAGATTGATAGGGAAAAGCTTCGACAGTGGGATCTAATGTCAAGTGGGCTTATGAAAGGCGGGGTGGGTCGTGTGCGGGGAGCAGGCGGCCGCGTGGGCGCAGGGGACGCGCTGTGTAGCACGGACAGTGGGGCTGACAGTGCAAGCAATGAAGGTATCCTCTAG